In the Trichoderma atroviride chromosome 4, complete sequence genome, TTGCCATGTGGCGGCATATAATCACTGCTGCTAGCCATATGAAGGAAACAAATCCAGAGTGAGTGATGCGCCACGTCCTTCGTCAGAACACTGCCTAGAACTCTGCTAACTTCGGCATCCTAGCTCTACGAATGTTGTCCAGAAGTTGCTGGCAAAGCTACTATCGTCTAGCCACATGCGACCCATGTACCGGCGCAACATCTTACTAGCCAGAGTTTTGGCCGTATTTAGCCTTGGCCCAAGTGACGAATCTGATTTGACAGATGGTCAGCCTTCTTCATTACGGCTAAGAGAGCTGATCCGCTACATTGATGATCAGTATACTAGCCCAGCATGCTTCAGCGACGTGAAGTCTCTAATGGAAAGCCTCGATGCTGCCGGACTAAAGTATCTGGCGTTTGATCATTTGCCCAAATTGGCAGAAGTTGACTCAAACGACTTCAAGGCAGCCAGCACGCGACTGCTGGCTCATAAAACGCAGTATCTACTATTGACGCACCGAAAGACAAAGTATCGCGACCAAAACCAACAGCTCAAATGCACAGTTTGTGATTCTACAGTGGAGTCAACGCTGTGCCAAACATGCCTGTCTCAACTATCACAGGCATGTGTAACCTTTTACAGCTCCGTCATAAAATCTGAGGGTGAAAAACCCAAGATCAACGCCGAGATCATGCCAGAACTCGCAATATTGATTGCATTTTGCAGCTTAAACTTGGCTTTCAGCGAGGACCAGGCCAGACAGTCTCTTAAACCACAAGCAACGCGCCATCTCATCCgcgctcttctcttgctcgACGACCAACTCGCTCAGAATTCAGGTCATAGCCAGCTGTCTCTTGTTCTGACACAACTACACATACGCCTTGGTTCAGGCGCTAGAGCCAGCGACATTTGGGATGTCATTGGTGTAAAGCGTACCATAATCGACTCGCTCGGCCCCATCTTTTACGATCGCCTATCGACAATCTCCCCTGCTCTATTGTCAACTTATGACAGCTGGGGTAGCCATCTTATGGATCTTTTGCAATCGCATTACGTGAATTCCCTGAAGCTAAGGATGCATCAACGCTTAATAGACGCTTTTGAATCAGGAAGCTACAGTAGCGTGGTGGGTATTCCACAGTATATTGAGAGCCTTCGATCGAGCGGTACAAGAGCAATGAGTCTAGCGGAAGCGCGAAGAATCGAGAGACTCCTAGGACAGCCCTCACGCGAGCTGGAATCAGATCCGCGATTCAGTAAGATTTCGAGCGGTGAAATTTGACTCTGAAATTGAACTAACAATCGGATAGATGAGGTGAACGATGATACGGACCTCACTCAGACAATTGATTACGGATCATTTCCATCCTGGAACAGCAGGACAGTTCAGCCAATGCACCTCAACCTTCGGCTTGGGCCAGGGCCATCCGTAAGTCAAATTTCATCTCCCTTTCTCTAGATAGTATTTGTGCTAACTGTATTAAACTCGCAGAACCGCCGGTGCCATCTGTCCATGTTAGCCGAGGCGTTCCACGAGCTGCTGACTTACAAATCTCCGGCTAGCTACAAGGCCTCAGCGGGGAGCTCGGAATACGACCATGTCTTCATCACTGAAACCTTGGCCCGCCTTAGTAACTCTTTCCCCAGGTTCTTGGCCGGTccagatgatgagatgacTCAGCCAGAGCTCTGCTATTTTGAGACCATTAGCCTGCTCTGCACTCTCATGTCTCTGTGCATCGATTTTGATCGGTCTTCCGATATTACCGATGCATTACATCAGACAACAGATGCCTTGAGCTCATCTCTTGAGAACCAGCAAAGTCAGATACTACACAGTGAGAAACCCTCGATTGAGCGCACGCTAACCATGCTTGGGTCAATGCACAACATTGCAATGCTTCGAGATTCAACGGTGGCAATCAAGCTGGCTGCTCAATGGATCTTGAGCCAcaacgagaaagaaaaagcccGGGATAGATCAGGAAAGTCTAGCCTTCCTAAGGAACTGGCGTCTAAGATTAAAGATCTGCAGACGGCAGCCGAAAAGAGCATTAAAGAGGGCCAGGCGTGGATTGCAGAGCTCAAGACGGAGACCGTGTCACGAGACTTTGAGCCGAAGCTTAAGAAATGGGTACtagaagatgaggatgcaaTCAAGAGCATCCTCACGATGGACTCGCTGCCCGGGCTGATTGATAGCTGGCAGTTGAACGTCAAGGGGTGGCTGCAGGTCAAGTGGGCATAGATGTACATTTAGGCGGtggagcagatgatgatgctacAGGTATATATGATGTGTCGATAACGGGTCAGTGCATATGCCTGAGGAAGCGTTCCATAGATTCTAGAGCAAACGGCTTTACAAGGTCTTTCGCCTCTTTGTGTGGATAGAGGCTTGACAACGCCTGGCATACCAACGCAAACAAACCATCTCAAAGAGAATGGAATTCACAACGACAATGCGCGTTTGAGACTGGACAACCCCAGAAACCTCCATACAACTGCAGCAACCAAAATTCTCAATCGGCAAAAGGAGAAAAGTTGCCAAGTGCAATAAAATGTCTTGGGCTCATGAAACAGGCTTCGCCATTGGATGTGGAGTGAACATCGCAATTGAGGCGGGTCCCCCTTTTCGGCGCTGTGCCTTGAATGATTGCGCGTACATGCACGTCACCACCGGCGGTTTTGTCCTTCATTTTGCGACTTTTATAGCTGAGAATCTTGACGATAGGGTCCATTGCCGGTACAGACGGCAGTTTTATTACCCACTTATCTGTGAAtaggcctggcctggccgctGCGATTCCGCGTACAGAGTTGATGGTTTTGCGCTGAAACAGTGGCCCGCACGCGACCGATCACGATAACGGCGCTCCGGATATCAATCTATGGGCCATCAAAGACCAACAGCCCCCAGCCAGGATCAACTCTTTTCCCCGGCGTCTTCCTCCCTTTTGTTCCTCTTGGCTTCATTGCCCGTTATTGCTGTCCCAATTTTATCCCACTAATCTTTAACATCTTGGCAGCGCCAAGCGCTCGGCTAAGACGGCTCTGCTCCTCCCAGCACGCGCGTCCATCTCGGGTTGTGGGCAATTCATACTTGGCTGCATTGCTGCTAGGCGGCATCATGGCCTGTATCATCTTGTTTCTGCCGGCTTAGTGGAGGGCATCTGGCGTTAGTGGTAGCCGACAGGATCTAATTTGCAGACGAGATGCTCCGGCTTGCGTTGACAGCGCGGCGTCAGTTGGGCGCAGCCCTGGGGGTCTCCCCTGATACGCCGGGATCAAGGAGGGCGATGAAGGTATAACGTCCAGCTCTGCTGTGATGCAGAATTGTTGCTTTTCGATTCTATGGAGCGGGATTGCTTCTACAACAACTgcagaacaaaaaaaaaaaaagagaggttATACTTGGACGACAAAGCCAGCCCGTGTTTGAGCGAAGATCATGAATGGTAGATGATCCATAATGCTAATTAGACGCTGCCACTCGCCCGTCTCAAATAGGAGTCTCacaatcatcatcattgtgGTAACGGTGTTTCTTCTTACTCTCTTGGCTAAGAAAGAACATAGCAACGGGACAAGGCAATATGAGCTGCCCTTTGGCTTGGGTATTGGAATCTCAGCACAGGACGGGTTTCAAGCAATCAAATCATGTCCCTCAGATCTGGACCATCTGAGGCGCAAGCAGTATGGTTTAACTCGCAATGTTGTCTACCAGAAGCGTTGTTTTCGTGGCGTATATAGCAACGAGACCAGCCCGCGTGAGTCTGTCGCCGACATCGACGAGCCATTGCTGGGATCGAGAGCAGATATCCTGGATCTCGACGATGAGTGCAGCATCATTTCCTCCTCAGCGCCATTAGACCAGGCTAGATCATGCGAGCCCATTCCGTTTCCGATATCAGAGCCATTCCCAGCGGCCAATCTTTCCAAcgtcatctttggcgtgGCGACGACTCTCTCTCGTCTGCAAGACTCGGTTCCCCAGATCTCGCACTGGATGTCCGGAACGGGAGCTCTCTTTTTGGCAATTGTCGTTGACAAATCGGTTAGCGACAATAGTCTTGCCTCGTTGGAACAGCTGTACGACAGCCACGACATCAACCTAACGGCCATTCGACCATGGAACTGCACATTTGATGTCAACGAGCAGCACTTTGCAATCATCCGAGACCTCCATGACTATTCAAGCGAAGAAACTCAATGGGCTGCCATCATTGACGACGACACATTCTTCCCCTCGCCATATTCCATCACTCAGCTCCTGGCCTCACACGATTCGACTGTGCCAGCCTACATCGGCGGCCTCACCGAAAGCCAGGGAGCAATAGACTACTTTGGCGTCATGGCTTACGGAGGCGCTGGCGTCTTCATGAGCATGCCATTAATACGACAGCTAGACTCCCACGTCGACGAATGTCTAGCCGCGAGCCTCACCAGAGAAGGAGACGGCCTGTTGAGCGGCTGCATATACAACCACACGCAGACGGCATTAACCGCCGTCCCGGGCCTCTACCAACTCGACATGCGAGGCGACCTCGGCGGGTTTTACGAATCGGGCGTCTTCCCCCTTAGCCTCCACCACTGGAAGTCGTGGCACCAGGCCCCCGTcgacaagatggccaagattgccgactTCTGCGGCGAGTGCTTCTTGCAGCGGTGGCGGTTCAACGGCGACACCGTCCTCGCCAACGGATACAGCATCAGCGTCTACGAGGGCGGCATCACCCAGCCCGAACTAGACCTCATCGAGGCCACTTGGGATGCAGCGAGGGCATACGAGGACACAATGGGCGCGATGAGAGACAAGGTGGATgacagcaagaagaagagctatCGACTTATTGACGCCGAGGAGATTGATGGGAAGCTGCGGCAGGTGTTTGTGCGTCATGGGGCTTCGGAtttggatggagatggcgagacgGAGGCGATGGATGAGGTTGTGGAGCTTTGGTGGGAGTGGCCGCAGGACGACGAGTATTGAAGAGAGTGTAAATTTTGGTTTTTTGTTACGCATAATTGATGAACCGAGGGGCCGGGATATCATGGGACACTGGCAAtgagatgggatgggataatttgtgttttttttttgcatggAGTTTTTGGTCCCTGCCAGCTAGATATGTTGCAATATTCATAGAAATGAAATACTAAACAAGATTAGACAAATCTTGCCATTTGACTCGACAAATAAGTGGTCATGTCGAAACGTGTACATGATGCTCGTCTTGGCCGCTTCAAGTCTTATCTGGATACACGCACGCTAGGCAAGACTAAGCAGTAGACATGAAAGATTCACGTCTCTGAACAACATCCCGTTTGCGATACTGGATGGTGTAAGAGTTGCATTCTCGCTGTATATGAACTGATTATGCGGAGAAGCGGAGGGCGTCGTAAAGAACAGACTCTATCGAGCAGTTGTCCAAAAAGGGTAAAAATTATCTGCTGGATTCCTAGCGCAGAGGCGGTTGGATTGGCCGAACAAGTGCGGAGAGAGATCTGTGGAGATTGTGGTGGCGTTTAATCTGTCGCGGTATTGCCTGTTTTTGGCAGAACCTGAGAGAAGAGACGCATTACGAATTGCCGGCAAGGGTACAGACGTGCTGCGTTTCAACACCATACATGGGCTTTGGTGACGGTATAGGTGCATGCAATACATGTCGGAGGAAGCATGCTTGAGAGCGTATAAAAGCTAGCAACTACGTTCTTTGAGAAGCATTCTGCGAGCGGCTTTTTCTCATCGCTTCTCACTTGAtcatttttccttttcaatttCTGAGCGCACTTTGTCGGTCTGATTGCTTCTTAACTGCAGCGGCGCTTTGAAGATGGACAGGCTTCGGGAGTTGTCTGTTGGCAGACTGCTGGAGACGTCCACGACTCACCCGCTTATGGCTCTGGGGGCTGCTGTGCTCTGCCTGAGTGTGATGTATACACTCGTAAGTATTATTACGAGCGAAACAATCAAAGAGTTATTTTGACTAACCACTGCGTCAATGTTTAGATGTCATCAAGCCGCCGTAATGTCCCTATTTCCAGCCCTCAACGGCCTGAAAAGCAGTCCAAGGATCCTCTCAAAATCGATCCATTAAATGACTTGGACTGGAAGGCCGTTGAGCCTGCCAAGTACCGACCGTTCAAGCCCATTTACCACATCACCATGGGTAAGTTTTTCTAATAGCCCTATCTCACTTATATGCCCCCAACCACATGTATCGAATGTGATGATACACTCAACTACAACTCCACAACTAACAAAACACAACAAGCACTCAAAGCAGACACGCCTTCAGagctcatcaccatcgaCACAGACTACCTCGACAGAGTCTCCCTCCGCCGCCAAATCATCTCCCAACACGGATCCTTGGTCCACGGCTGCCTCCCCGCCGGCGTCGAAGCCGTCCGCGAGCTCTACCAGTTCCTCCTCCAAGACCATCTCCCCAGCCGCTTCCCAACCATGTTCCAgctccaagacaaaggccGTCGTTTCGCAAATCTCGTGACCGGCCAGTCATCCCCCACGGCCGTGCCGGACGATCCAGCCGCAGCCCTGCGGATTCTCGCAGAGACGGTCGAAGAAGACATGTTTCTGCTGGTTGGCGAGCCGGAGGGCCATCGCGCAGTGGCTTTTCAGTGCTGTTTCCCGTCGGGGTTTGATCCGTCGTCAAAGGTGGGCAAGTTGCTAAAGGAGATTCACGCGCCGGTGCCTTCGTATGACAAGATTGGGCCGAGCATGGAGAGGTTCTTTGGCAAGATTGAGGTGGGCAAGAATGTGAAGCGAACAAATGTGAGTTCtctcttgcccttctttttctcttttttttaatcgtcttcttctattcTTCTATTTACCTTTTGCTGGGGCTGAAGCTGAGGTCAAGGCTGAAGCTCAGATTGAAGTCCATGTTTGTACATGAACGGGTCAATATTGCTCTTGGACTAATCAACTTCCTTTGTAGTGGGGCATACAGACAGATGGAAACTTGTTTCATTACGAAAGACACGATGGACCAACCAGCGATGCTCCATCGACAGTTGAGGCAGAGACAGACATGAGCCAGGTGAGagccctttttcttcactttaTCAGATGAACGTTCAACGCCGTTGGTGGTGTTACCCTTATCACGCACAGGCATGTATGTGGCCGTACACTATCTGTACCACccactacatgtacatgtataatAATCGCCAACTTACACGCTTCACAATATACTGACTTGAATCTCCCCAGGCCTATGCCCGCGTCGAGCTGCAGACTCTAAGCCGCCTGCCCAAGACTCGGGccgtcctcttctccttcaagACATATCTGTATTCGCTGCGGCAACTCAGAGAGGAAGGGCTGGGCCCGCAGGTGGCGGATGCCATTGAGGGCCTCAAGACGGGCAACGCACCGGGCATGTGGAATTACAAGGGCGCTCCGCAGTGGGGAGAGCCGGTCTGCAGGTACTTACGGGCGTGATGCAAAGGGACGATGCCTTGTGAAGCCAAAGATATcatgtcatgtcatgttCTGTCTAGATGTTGTAATCGATTACATAGCAGAGAATcagacggcagcagcaatagtaACAGCTGTGCCAAGTCAGTTGACAATGGAGAAAAAGATGCCTGCCCTGCTTTTATACAGTCACAGAATAAATTTCTCATTGTCGCCATTGTTGGCCATCGCTTTGTGAAACATGGGTGGATACATGAACTGGCTTGTTCGCGGCTAGCGGTGCTATACGAAAATGTCAACATCTCGGAGCAAAGCAGCATAAGCTAAATACACCAAGATGGAAACACGGGCCTATAGGTGTCTATGCGGACGACATTATTCCGTGATGAATATGAAAACTCGTAGACTATAGCAGTGTAATTCCCTCACTCACCTTTATCCACCCGTTTTATAAGAAAGTGCCAATTCCCCTCTTCCGCATGAGTCTAGAACCTGTAGATCCAACTCACTTACACCCAAGATGAAGTCGTCTCTCCTTCTCGCCGCTCTCCCCTTGGCTCTCGCCGTGCCGCGGCCTATACTACCGCCGATATCTTTCGGCGTACCTTCTCCTCCCCCTGCCCCGACTTTGGCCTCACCAAACACACCGAAGCATAACGGTGTGCCCAACTCACCTCCGTCTTATGGCGCACCGGACTTTCCTGCAGTGACAGCAACAGTGACAACGACGACTCAatacatcatcatcgcccagCTTTCGGACACGACTTTTGTTTCCACGCTTGGCAATTATCCGACTGCACTTCCGTGGAATCACAATCCGGCGACGACTGCTAATTCGTCGTCGACTGCTGTTCTACCGACTGTTATTCTACCGACTGTTGTTCCACAGCCTGGTGTTCCACCGCCTGGGATTCCATCGCATGTTGTTCCACCGATTGTTACTTCATCGTCTCACACTTTATCGTCTCTTACTTCGTCGTCTCTGACGT is a window encoding:
- a CDS encoding uncharacterized protein (EggNog:ENOG41~TransMembrane:1 (i12-31o)), translating into MLIRRCHSPVSNRSLTIIIIVVTVFLLTLLAKKEHSNGTRQYELPFGLGIGISAQDGFQAIKSCPSDLDHLRRKQYGLTRNVVYQKRCFRGVYSNETSPRESVADIDEPLLGSRADILDLDDECSIISSSAPLDQARSCEPIPFPISEPFPAANLSNVIFGVATTLSRLQDSVPQISHWMSGTGALFLAIVVDKSVSDNSLASLEQLYDSHDINLTAIRPWNCTFDVNEQHFAIIRDLHDYSSEETQWAAIIDDDTFFPSPYSITQLLASHDSTVPAYIGGLTESQGAIDYFGVMAYGGAGVFMSMPLIRQLDSHVDECLAASLTREGDGLLSGCIYNHTQTALTAVPGLYQLDMRGDLGGFYESGVFPLSLHHWKSWHQAPVDKMAKIADFCGECFLQRWRFNGDTVLANGYSISVYEGGITQPELDLIEATWDAARAYEDTMGAMRDKVDDSKKKSYRLIDAEEIDGKLRQVFVRHGASDLDGDGETEAMDEVVELWWEWPQDDEY
- a CDS encoding uncharacterized protein (EggNog:ENOG41~TransMembrane:1 (o20-38i)), giving the protein MDRLRELSVGRLLETSTTHPLMALGAAVLCLSVMYTLMSSSRRNVPISSPQRPEKQSKDPLKIDPLNDLDWKAVEPAKYRPFKPIYHITMALKADTPSELITIDTDYLDRVSLRRQIISQHGSLVHGCLPAGVEAVRELYQFLLQDHLPSRFPTMFQLQDKGRRFANLVTGQSSPTAVPDDPAAALRILAETVEEDMFLLVGEPEGHRAVAFQCCFPSGFDPSSKVGKLLKEIHAPVPSYDKIGPSMERFFGKIEVGKNVKRTNWGIQTDGNLFHYERHDGPTSDAPSTVEAETDMSQAYARVELQTLSRLPKTRAVLFSFKTYLYSLRQLREEGLGPQVADAIEGLKTGNAPGMWNYKGAPQWGEPVCRYLRA
- a CDS encoding uncharacterized protein (SECRETED:SignalP(1-15)) yields the protein MKSSLLLAALPLALAVPRPILPPISFGVPSPPPAPTLASPNTPKHNGVPNSPPSYGAPDFPAVTATVTTTTQYIIIAQLSDTTFVSTLGNYPTALPWNHNPATTANSSSTAVLPTVILPTVVPQPGVPPPGIPSHTKCYATITEQWQLIKGPPAEYTRPVDLSLPDHYRRVKLYIGWC